One genomic region from Eptesicus fuscus isolate TK198812 chromosome 18, DD_ASM_mEF_20220401, whole genome shotgun sequence encodes:
- the GNL3 gene encoding guanine nucleotide-binding protein-like 3 isoform X2 — translation MKRPKLKKASKRMTCHKRYKIQKKVREHHRKLRKEAKKRGRKKPRKDPGVPNSAPFKEALLREAELRKQQLEELKQQQKLDRQKEQEKKRKFEASLGVEPSDVDPVKEEFGQHKAKKAKLAKQHPKKLYCLELKKVIEASDVVLEVLDARDPLGCRCPQVENAILQGGQKRLVLVLNKSDLVPRENLENWVNYLKKELPTVVFRASTNLKYKRKIIKERRNVPFKSEICVGKEGLWKLLRDFQEIYGKAIQVGVVGFPNVGKSSLINCLKQEQICNVGVSMGLTRSMQVVPLDKQITIIDSPSFIVSPINSPATLALRSPASIEELRPVEAASAILSQADTRQVVLKFTVPDFKSPSEFFTSLAQRRGLHQKGGSPNVEGAAKLLWSQWTGGSLGYYCHPPPSWTLSPHFNENIVTDMKLGLNLEELEKNNAHSIQAIRGPHLASSILFQSSGLTNGITEEKDIVEELPKQKGRKQEEGKDLGDINSDQKSVDEEADMNSLHSLVSWIGCLKRKVMPTTSVQTMYNVTLSS, via the exons ATGAAGCGACCGA AATTAAAGAAAGCAAGTAAACGCATGACCTGCCATAAGCGGTATAAAATCCAAAAAAAG GTTCGAGAGCACCATCGAAAATTGAGGAAGGAGGCTAAGAAACGGGGTCGCAAGAAACCTAGGAAAGATCCAGGAGTTCCAAACAGTGCTCCCTTTAAGGAGGCTCTTCTTCGGGAAGCTGAGCTCAGGAAACAACAG CTTGAAGAACTAAAACAGCAGCAGAAACTTgacaggcagaaggaacaggaaaagaaaaggaaatttgaagCTAGTCTTGGTGTTGAGCCATCTGACGTGGATCCTGTGAAGGAG GAATTTGGGCAACACAAAGCTAAGAAAGCCAAGCTGGCTAAACAGCATCCGAAGAAGTTGTATTGTCTGGAACTTAAAAAG GTGATTGAAGCCTCAGATGTTGTGCTGGAAGTGTTGGATGCCAGAGATCCTCTTGGTTGCAGGTGTCCCCAGGTGGAAAATGCCATTCTCCAGGGTGGACAGAAAAGGCTGGTACTTGTATTAAATAAATCAG ATTTGGTACCAAGGGAGAATTTGGAGAATTGGGTAAATTATTTGAAGAAGGAATTGCCCACAGTCGTGTTCAGAGCCTCAACAAATCTGAAGTACAAAAGAAAGATAATCAAG GAAAGGAGGAACGTTCCATTCAAAAGTGAAATCTGTGTTGGGAAAGAAGGCCTTTGGAAACTTCTTAGAGATTTTCAAGAGATTTATGGCAAAGCTATTCAGGTTGGAGTAGTTG GTTTCCCAAATGTGGGGAAAAGCAGCCTCATCAACTGCTTAAAACAAGAACAGATATGTAATGTTGGTGTATCCATGGGACTTACAAG GAGCATGCAGGTTGTCCCCCTGGACAAACAAATCACAATCATAGATAGTCCAAGTTTCATTGTGTCTCCAATTAACTCTCCTGCCACACTTGCTCTGAGAAGTCCAGCAAGTATCGAAGAACTAAGACCAGTGGAGGCTGCCAGTGCCATCCTGTCCCAGGCTGACACTCGACAG gtaGTACTGAAATTCACTGTCCCAGACTTCAAGAGCCCTTCAGAATTTTTTACTTCGCTTGCTCAGAGAAGAGGACTGCACCAAAAAGGTGGAAGCCCAAATGTAGAAGGTGCTGCCAAACTGTTGTGGTCTCAGTGGACAGG TGGCTCTTTAGGCTACTATTGCCATCCCCCTCCATCCTGGACTCTTTCTccacattttaatgaaaacattgtgACAGACATGAAATTGGGCTTGAATCTGGAAGAACTAGAAAAGAACAATGCTCACAGCATACAAG CCATCAGGGGCCCTCATTTAGCCAGTAGCATCCTTTTCCAGTCCTCGGGTCTGACAAATGGAATAACAGAGGAAAAGGACATAGTTGAAGAATTGCcaaaacagaaaggaaggaagcaggaagaggggaaggacTTGGGAGACATCAACAGTGACCAGAAAAGTGTTGATGAAGAAGCTGAT ATGAACAGTCTGCACAGTCTTGTGTCTTGGATAGGATGTCTGAAGAGGAAGGTGATGCCTACAACTTCAGTACAGACTATGTATAATGTAACTTTGTCCTCTTAG
- the SPCS1 gene encoding signal peptidase complex subunit 1 isoform X1, with amino-acid sequence MERGGASGRPGLCETSASGAAAIALPGSIGSPSRARDRSPNCTVPEPQRPSPRSRTPSPRCRTPSPRCRTPALCCPPPQPVMLEHLSSLPMQMDYKGQKLAEQMFQGIILFSALTLPPWPIYRRHPLKWLPVQDSGTEDKKPGERKVKRNNFQGICIAGVPEEEKKRKRLFEDNNKKLTKFNAININIQVGGSKR; translated from the exons AtggagcggggcggggcctcgggccgGCCGGGTCTGTGTGAGACATCCGCTTCCGGGGCTGCGGCCATCGCTCTACCCGGCTCGATAGGCTCGCCGAGCCGTGCCCGGGACCGGTCCCCAAACTGTACGGTCCCTGAGCCGCAGCGGCCTTCGCCTCGCTCCCGGACGCCCTCGCCTCGCTGCCGGACGCCCTCGCCTCGCTGCCGGACGCCAGCACTCTGCTGCCCGCCTCCTCAGCCAGTCATGCTGGAGCATCTGAGCTCGCTGCCCATGCAAATG GATTACAAGGGCCAGAAGCTAGCTGAACAGATGTTTCAGGGAATTATCCTTTTTTCAGCA CTGACACTTCCTCCATGGCCCATTTATCGCCGGCACCCCCTCAAGTGGTTACCAGTTCAAGACTCAGGCACAGAAGACAAGAAACCAGgggaaagaaaagttaaaag AAACAATTTCCAAGGGATTTGCATTGCAggagtcccagaagaagagaaaaaaaggaagagattaTTTGAAGACAATAACAAAAAACTTACCAAGTTTAATGCCATAAATATAAACATCCAAGTGGGaggtagtaaaaggtaa
- the SPCS1 gene encoding signal peptidase complex subunit 1 isoform X3, with protein MERGGASGRPGLCETSASGAAAIALPGSIGSPSRARDRSPNCTVPEPQRPSPRSRTPSPRCRTPSPRCRTPALCCPPPQPVMLEHLSSLPMQMDYKGQKLAEQMFQGIILFSALTLPPWPIYRRHPLKWLPVQDSGTEDKKPGERKVKRHAKNN; from the exons AtggagcggggcggggcctcgggccgGCCGGGTCTGTGTGAGACATCCGCTTCCGGGGCTGCGGCCATCGCTCTACCCGGCTCGATAGGCTCGCCGAGCCGTGCCCGGGACCGGTCCCCAAACTGTACGGTCCCTGAGCCGCAGCGGCCTTCGCCTCGCTCCCGGACGCCCTCGCCTCGCTGCCGGACGCCCTCGCCTCGCTGCCGGACGCCAGCACTCTGCTGCCCGCCTCCTCAGCCAGTCATGCTGGAGCATCTGAGCTCGCTGCCCATGCAAATG GATTACAAGGGCCAGAAGCTAGCTGAACAGATGTTTCAGGGAATTATCCTTTTTTCAGCA CTGACACTTCCTCCATGGCCCATTTATCGCCGGCACCCCCTCAAGTGGTTACCAGTTCAAGACTCAGGCACAGAAGACAAGAAACCAGgggaaagaaaagttaaaaggCATGCTAAAAATAATTGA
- the SPCS1 gene encoding signal peptidase complex subunit 1 isoform X4, translating into MERGGASGRPGLCETSASGAAAIALPGSIGSPSRARDRSPNCTVPEPQRPSPRSRTPSPRCRTPSPRCRTPALCCPPPQPVMLEHLSSLPMQMDYKGQKLAEQMFQGIILFSAIVGFIYGYVAEQFGWTVYIVMAGFVFSCLLTLPPWPIYRRHPLKWLPVQDSGTEDKKPGERKVKRNNFQGICIAGVPEEEKKRKRLFEDNNKKLTKFNAININIQVGGSKR; encoded by the exons AtggagcggggcggggcctcgggccgGCCGGGTCTGTGTGAGACATCCGCTTCCGGGGCTGCGGCCATCGCTCTACCCGGCTCGATAGGCTCGCCGAGCCGTGCCCGGGACCGGTCCCCAAACTGTACGGTCCCTGAGCCGCAGCGGCCTTCGCCTCGCTCCCGGACGCCCTCGCCTCGCTGCCGGACGCCCTCGCCTCGCTGCCGGACGCCAGCACTCTGCTGCCCGCCTCCTCAGCCAGTCATGCTGGAGCATCTGAGCTCGCTGCCCATGCAAATG GATTACAAGGGCCAGAAGCTAGCTGAACAGATGTTTCAGGGAATTATCCTTTTTTCAGCA ATAGTTGGATTTATCTACGGGTACGTGGCTGAACAGTTCGGGTGGACTGTCTATATAGTCATGGCTGGATTTGTTTTTTCGTGTTTG CTGACACTTCCTCCATGGCCCATTTATCGCCGGCACCCCCTCAAGTGGTTACCAGTTCAAGACTCAGGCACAGAAGACAAGAAACCAGgggaaagaaaagttaaaag AAACAATTTCCAAGGGATTTGCATTGCAggagtcccagaagaagagaaaaaaaggaagagattaTTTGAAGACAATAACAAAAAACTTACCAAGTTTAATGCCATAAATATAAACATCCAAGTGGGaggtagtaaaaggtaa
- the GLT8D1 gene encoding glycosyltransferase 8 domain-containing protein 1 encodes MSFRKVNIIILVLAVVFFLLVLHHNFLGLSSLLRNEVSDSGIVGLQPIDFIPNAPHDAVDGRQEEVPVVIAASEDRLGGTIAAINSIQHNTRSNVIFYVVTLNHTADHLRSWLSSSILKSIRYKIVNFDTKLLEGKVKEEPDQGESVKPLTFARFYLPILVPGAKKAIYMDDDVIVQGDILALYNTPLKPGHAAAFSEDCDSASTKVVIRGAGNQYNYIGYLDYKKERIRKLSMKASTCSFNPGVFVANLTEWKRQNITNQLEKWMKLNVEEGLYSRTLAGSITTPPLLIVFYQQHSTIDPMWNVRHLGSSAGKRYSPQFVKAAKLLHWNGHFKPWGRTASYTDVWEKWYIPDPTGKFSLIRRHTEISNIK; translated from the exons ATGTCATTCCGTAAAG TAAACATCATCATCCTGGTCCTGGCTGTTGTTTTCTTCTTACTGGTTTTGCACCATAACTTCCTTGGCCTGAGCAGTTTGCTAAGGAATGAGGTTTCAG ATTCAGGAATTGTGGGGCTTCAGCCCATAGACTTTATCCCAAATGCTCCCCATGATGCTGTAGATGGGAGACAAGAGGAGGTTCCTGTGGTCATTGCTGCATCTGAAGATAGGCTCGGGGGGACCATTGCAGCCATAAATAGCATTCAGCACAACACTCGCTCCAATGTCATTTTCTACGTTGTTACGCTCAATCATACCGCAGACCATCTCCG GTCTTGGCTCAGCAGCAGTATTCTGAAAAGCATCAGGTACAAAATTGTGAATTTTGACACTAAACTTTTGGAAGGGAAAGTAAAGGAGGAACCGGACCAGGGGGAATCTGTAAAACCA TTAACCTTTGCAAGGTTCTACTTGCCTATTCTGGTTCCCGGCGCAAAGAAGGCTATATATATGGATGATGATGTAATTGTGCAAG GTGATATCCTTGCACTCTACAATACACCACTGAAGCCAGGACATGCAGCTGCATTTTCAGAAGATTGTGATTCAGCCTCTACTAAAGTTGTCATTCGTGGAGCAGGGAACCAG TACAATTACATTGGATATCTTgactataaaaaggaaagaatccGTAAGCTTTCCATGAAAGCCAGCACCTGCTCATTTAATCCTGGAGTTTTTGTTGCAAACTTGACAGAATGGAAAAGACAGAATATAACTAACCAGCTGGAAAAATGGATGAAACTCAATGTAGA AGAGGGACTGTACAGCAGAACACTGGCCGGCAGCATCACAACACCTCCTCTGTTGATCGTATTTTATCAACAGCACTCCACCATCGACCCCATGTGGAACGTCCGCCACCTTG GCTCCAGTGCTGGAAAACGATACTCACCCCAGTTTGTAAAAGCTGCCAAATTACTACATTGGAATGGGCACTTTAAGCCATGGGGAAGAACTGCTTCATATACTGATGTCTGGGAAAAATGGTATATTCCTGACCCAACAGGCAAATTCAGCCTTATCAGAAGACATACGGAGATCTCAAACATAAAGTAG
- the SPCS1 gene encoding signal peptidase complex subunit 1 isoform X2 produces MERGGASGRPGLCETSASGAAAIALPGSIGSPSRARDRSPNCTVPEPQRPSPRSRTPSPRCRTPSPRCRTPALCCPPPQPVMLEHLSSLPMQMDYKGQKLAEQMFQGIILFSAIVGFIYGYVAEQFGWTVYIVMAGFVFSCLLTLPPWPIYRRHPLKWLPVQDSGTEDKKPGERKVKRSYTCSKS; encoded by the exons AtggagcggggcggggcctcgggccgGCCGGGTCTGTGTGAGACATCCGCTTCCGGGGCTGCGGCCATCGCTCTACCCGGCTCGATAGGCTCGCCGAGCCGTGCCCGGGACCGGTCCCCAAACTGTACGGTCCCTGAGCCGCAGCGGCCTTCGCCTCGCTCCCGGACGCCCTCGCCTCGCTGCCGGACGCCCTCGCCTCGCTGCCGGACGCCAGCACTCTGCTGCCCGCCTCCTCAGCCAGTCATGCTGGAGCATCTGAGCTCGCTGCCCATGCAAATG GATTACAAGGGCCAGAAGCTAGCTGAACAGATGTTTCAGGGAATTATCCTTTTTTCAGCA ATAGTTGGATTTATCTACGGGTACGTGGCTGAACAGTTCGGGTGGACTGTCTATATAGTCATGGCTGGATTTGTTTTTTCGTGTTTG CTGACACTTCCTCCATGGCCCATTTATCGCCGGCACCCCCTCAAGTGGTTACCAGTTCAAGACTCAGGCACAGAAGACAAGAAACCAGgggaaagaaaagttaaaag
- the GNL3 gene encoding guanine nucleotide-binding protein-like 3 isoform X1, whose product MKRPKLKKASKRMTCHKRYKIQKKVREHHRKLRKEAKKRGRKKPRKDPGVPNSAPFKEALLREAELRKQQLEELKQQQKLDRQKEQEKKRKFEASLGVEPSDVDPVKEEFGQHKAKKAKLAKQHPKKLYCLELKKVIEASDVVLEVLDARDPLGCRCPQVENAILQGGQKRLVLVLNKSDLVPRENLENWVNYLKKELPTVVFRASTNLKYKRKIIKERRNVPFKSEICVGKEGLWKLLRDFQEIYGKAIQVGVVGFPNVGKSSLINCLKQEQICNVGVSMGLTRSMQVVPLDKQITIIDSPSFIVSPINSPATLALRSPASIEELRPVEAASAILSQADTRQVVLKFTVPDFKSPSEFFTSLAQRRGLHQKGGSPNVEGAAKLLWSQWTGGSLGYYCHPPPSWTLSPHFNENIVTDMKLGLNLEELEKNNAHSIQAIRGPHLASSILFQSSGLTNGITEEKDIVEELPKQKGRKQEEGKDLGDINSDQKSVDEEADGSSSDIPPAKETWADEQSAQSCVLDRMSEEEGDAYNFSTDYV is encoded by the exons ATGAAGCGACCGA AATTAAAGAAAGCAAGTAAACGCATGACCTGCCATAAGCGGTATAAAATCCAAAAAAAG GTTCGAGAGCACCATCGAAAATTGAGGAAGGAGGCTAAGAAACGGGGTCGCAAGAAACCTAGGAAAGATCCAGGAGTTCCAAACAGTGCTCCCTTTAAGGAGGCTCTTCTTCGGGAAGCTGAGCTCAGGAAACAACAG CTTGAAGAACTAAAACAGCAGCAGAAACTTgacaggcagaaggaacaggaaaagaaaaggaaatttgaagCTAGTCTTGGTGTTGAGCCATCTGACGTGGATCCTGTGAAGGAG GAATTTGGGCAACACAAAGCTAAGAAAGCCAAGCTGGCTAAACAGCATCCGAAGAAGTTGTATTGTCTGGAACTTAAAAAG GTGATTGAAGCCTCAGATGTTGTGCTGGAAGTGTTGGATGCCAGAGATCCTCTTGGTTGCAGGTGTCCCCAGGTGGAAAATGCCATTCTCCAGGGTGGACAGAAAAGGCTGGTACTTGTATTAAATAAATCAG ATTTGGTACCAAGGGAGAATTTGGAGAATTGGGTAAATTATTTGAAGAAGGAATTGCCCACAGTCGTGTTCAGAGCCTCAACAAATCTGAAGTACAAAAGAAAGATAATCAAG GAAAGGAGGAACGTTCCATTCAAAAGTGAAATCTGTGTTGGGAAAGAAGGCCTTTGGAAACTTCTTAGAGATTTTCAAGAGATTTATGGCAAAGCTATTCAGGTTGGAGTAGTTG GTTTCCCAAATGTGGGGAAAAGCAGCCTCATCAACTGCTTAAAACAAGAACAGATATGTAATGTTGGTGTATCCATGGGACTTACAAG GAGCATGCAGGTTGTCCCCCTGGACAAACAAATCACAATCATAGATAGTCCAAGTTTCATTGTGTCTCCAATTAACTCTCCTGCCACACTTGCTCTGAGAAGTCCAGCAAGTATCGAAGAACTAAGACCAGTGGAGGCTGCCAGTGCCATCCTGTCCCAGGCTGACACTCGACAG gtaGTACTGAAATTCACTGTCCCAGACTTCAAGAGCCCTTCAGAATTTTTTACTTCGCTTGCTCAGAGAAGAGGACTGCACCAAAAAGGTGGAAGCCCAAATGTAGAAGGTGCTGCCAAACTGTTGTGGTCTCAGTGGACAGG TGGCTCTTTAGGCTACTATTGCCATCCCCCTCCATCCTGGACTCTTTCTccacattttaatgaaaacattgtgACAGACATGAAATTGGGCTTGAATCTGGAAGAACTAGAAAAGAACAATGCTCACAGCATACAAG CCATCAGGGGCCCTCATTTAGCCAGTAGCATCCTTTTCCAGTCCTCGGGTCTGACAAATGGAATAACAGAGGAAAAGGACATAGTTGAAGAATTGCcaaaacagaaaggaaggaagcaggaagaggggaaggacTTGGGAGACATCAACAGTGACCAGAAAAGTGTTGATGAAGAAGCTGAT GGAAGTAGCTCAGACATACCCCCTGCTAAAGAGACCTGGGCAG ATGAACAGTCTGCACAGTCTTGTGTCTTGGATAGGATGTCTGAAGAGGAAGGTGATGCCTACAACTTCAGTACAGACTATGTATAA